The following are encoded in a window of Acinonyx jubatus isolate Ajub_Pintada_27869175 chromosome D4, VMU_Ajub_asm_v1.0, whole genome shotgun sequence genomic DNA:
- the LOC106966002 gene encoding olfactory receptor 1L4-like — protein METKNYSSDSSFILLGLSSNPQLQKPLFAIFLIMYLVTVLGNVLIILAIHSDPRLHTPMYFFLSNLSFMDICFTTVIVPKMLVNLLSETKAISFVGCLVQMYFFMACGNTDSYLLASMAIDRLVAICHPFHYNRVMNPRRCLLMLLGSCTISHLHSLLRVLLMSRLSFCASHVIKHFFCDTQPVLKLSCSDTSSSQIVVMTETLAVIATPFLCILFSYLRIIVTVLRIPSAAGKWKAFSTCSSHLTIVALFYGSITYVYFRPLSMYSVVKDRVATVMYTVVTPMLNPFIYSLRNKDMKRGLRKLRDRIHS, from the coding sequence ATGGAGACCAAGAACTACAGCAGTGATTCAAGCTTTATCCTCCTGGGCCTCTCTTCCAACCCTCAGCTACAGAAACCTCTCTTTGCCATCTTCCTCATCATGTACCTGGTCACTGTGCTGGGAAATGTACTCATCATCCTGGCCATCCACTCAGACCCCCGACTCCATAcccccatgtactttttcctcagCAACCTATCATTCATGGATATCTGCTTCACAACTGTCATTGTGCCCAAGATGCTGGTGAATTTACTATCAGAGACAAAGGCGATCTCCTTCGTGGGATGCCTGGTCCAGATGTACTTCTTCATGGCCTGTGGGAACACTGACAGTTACCTGCTGGCCTCCATGGCCATAGACCGGCTGGTAGCCATCTGCCACCCCTTCCATTACAATAGGGTTATGAACCCACGGCGCTGCCTCCTCATGCTGCTGGGTTCTTGCACCATCTCCCACCTGCACTCCCTGCTCCGTGTGCTACTCATGTCCCGCCTGTCCTTCTGTGCCTCCCATGTCATTAAGCACTTTTTTTGTGACACCCAGCCTGTGCTAAAGCTATCCTGCTCTGACACATCCTCCAGCCAGATTGTGGTCATGACCGAGACCCTGGCTGTCATCGCGACCCCCTTTCTGTGCATTCTCTTCTCCTACCTGCGAATCATTGTCACCGTGCTCAGAATTCCCTCTGCAGCTGGCAAGTGGAAGGCCTTCTCTACTTGTAGCTCCCACCTCACAATAGTGGCGTTGTTCTATGGGAGTATCACCTATGTGTATTTCAGGCCCCTGTCCATgtactcagtggtgaaagacCGGGTAGCCACAGTCATGTACACAGTAGTGACAcccatgctgaaccccttcaTCTATAGTCTGAGGAACAAAGATATGAAGAGGGGTTTGAGGAAATTAAGGGACAGAATTCActcatag